The sequence below is a genomic window from Thalassomonas haliotis.
TCTGGATACTCCCCCAGAGCAGCTTCGCATACCTTAGACCGATTAAGTGACTTCCAAGGGAAACAGAAGAGTATTTTAAATACATTTATAGATAACAAAAAAGAAGCATTAGCCAATGCATGGCAAGAGGGCGACATGGCTGCCCTTGGCCAGGAAGCGTCGACAACACTACTTGAGGGAACGGTTTCTCTCATCGACTCAACAACCGATTATTTAAAAAAATCACACATGTCACCTGCTGACAGAAATTTAAATTTACGTCATTACATTCGAAAAGAATATCGTTCTAAAAAAAGAAAGAGAGTCAACAAAACAACCTGGAAACAAATGAAATCCAGCCTTGCGGTAAGAAATATTTTAGAGGGATATAAATTTTCTTATCAGGCAACTAATGCCATTTCTCAATCAGAATATGCTTCAGCCAAAAAGCTATTTAGTCAATCACTTAACCCGCACACATCTAACCAACCAGCAATAAGGGAAGTGGCGTACACTCTAAATATGGCTCAGGGAAAGCCAATCCAGGCAGAGCAACACTTAGCATTTATTGAACATTGGGGACTGGCATCCCCCAACTTTTATAAGTCTATTATTGAAGAAAAAATGAAGAAAAGTAACTTTGTTGAAGCATTAAAATATATAGAAAAAGCAGAGAAATACCTTCATAACAATGAAATGTTTATTGTTGAAAAATCAATAGCGCTTAATCAGGAATACCGTGAAGAAGATAGCATTAAATCGCTACATGAATGTACTTTATACTCAGATAAAAAAGCAACATGTGAAAATATGCTGAACAAGCTAGGAATAATAATAAATTCATAAGCTGATATATCATTATTAAAATACCCCCTGGATGGAAACATCCAGGGTTTTTAAATGGGGTTTTAGCTTGCTTAGTATCACAAATTTTTCTATGTAAAACCTTCTCCATCTAAATTGTTTTTCAGGGAGAATTGCCGGAGGAGCATAGCAACCTAAAAGAGGATAATATCTCAATGAACATTGCGGCAATTTATTACATCCACCTAATTGTTCCAATATCACTTTAGCTAACTGTAAATCTTCAGGGTTTTGATTGTTTTTATATAAAGAAATATGGTGACTATTCAGCTCACGGCTATCATGTTTCCCTATACGGGTTATGACAAACACCCCAGGATAAAACATCACAGAGAAAATGCCGCGCTGCTGACAAAGTTTATCAAGAAACAAATGCGCTGGTAACGTTTGCTATGCTGGCAAGTCAATTAAGCCGATTAATCTTATAACGTAGGCTGCTCAGCATTAACTTTTGGCCTTGCCTTAACTGCCGTCGCATCAGTGCAATAACGCTGGCCATAATGCAAACAATCTATTTTCAGCTCGACACCGCCAACAAGCCTTTGCTCGTCTGGCATATCGGTTTTAACAAAGTTGATATTTTTTTGCAAAATACGGTGAGCATCAGTCAATTGCTGATATTGCGCCGACGTGAAAACAACTTCACCCTGATTGAAAACCGGAGCCAAGCCAGCAACCTGTTGTAGATGAAGCTTTATTTTTTGTTCAATAACCGCCTGTTCGCGCTCACTTGCCCCGCTATTTACGGCATTATTGTATTCCTGCAATAGCTGATACGACTCATAAAAAGGCGCATCTTTGTACAGATTATCGACAACTTTTCTTTTCATTCTTTTTTCAATTAAAGAAGAAGCAATAACCACCAGCACGATGCCCGCTGCAAACAGCACAGGCAAATAATTAATAAACTGAATTTCCATTTCTGTTTTGAACTCCCTTAAGGCTGGCAAAAACCAAAATACCAACAATGATGTAATTAACCGGCACGACCGTCCAGGTATACAAGTCCCAGGTCCAGTCAGGTTCATGTAACCCCATGATATTGCGCTGCCAGTGCATAAAGGCATAAAAGCAGATATTAACGGCCATCAGTACATAAATGGTTCTTATCGCCCTTGATGTATACCAAAGCAGCACTATATGCAAAGCCATAGAAATAATAAAAACGGCGATATAAAGATATTCAAAGGTTTGATACCAAAGGAAAACCTTATCTTCCTTTGGCAGCTCCGAATAATAACCAGTTAAAAAATGTCGTAAAACGATAGCAGCAAAAAATAATGAGCTAAAACTGAGTATTTGTTTATTTTTATTCTTTATACTTATGAATACTGGAAACAACAACAGAGCCATAGCAGATAAGTCGCTATAATATAAAGCGTACTGCAGAAAATCACTCATCATTTGGGATGAATCCCATCGCTAGTAAAAAGTACAGTTTGCCCGCTTAAATCTTGATTTTCAGCTTCTTGAAGGTCTGGATTAGGTAAAATACCTGACGTGGTTTGTCCACAACCACCGGCCACTTTCATTAAATTTTGCTTATCAAGTACTTTGCCTAACAGCGGCTTTTCAGCTTGATTTTCGGGCTTAAATGAAGAGACATTAAGTTTTCGATAAAGGTTATCGCCATCTTGCTCCATGATGCTACAGCTCCTGCTATTCCATTAAGTTGGCATTGTGCAAAACAACACGCCAGCTGTCAAATGTCTTAGTGCTCAGGATACTACCAAACAGGAAATATTCTTCCTCTGAGTTCTGCAGCTTCACCAGTTGCGTAAAACTGGCTAAGTCCTATTTGTATGCCTTAATGGTGTGTGGTGAGAGTTGTTTACCGTGTTGACAGTGAGATAAAAATTGTTCGCAAACTTCATTATTCAGCATTTATTTTTCTCTGATAATTCAATGAGGTGAGCATAATAACCTTAAAAAATAAAATGACATCTTTTAAACAAAAGAATCTTTTATTCTATAGCTGTTTGTTAGCACTTGGTTTATCCTTTAACCACTTGGGTTAAAGGATAAACCAAGCTACAAGAAAAGTTTCAAACAGTTTAGCGCCTTCAGGCTGCTTGTATCACAGAGTCAACTTGAAATAAGGAATGTTTCAAATGGCATTACCCGCTGCAACCGCCACCCATATGCACGTTTGCCCAAAAACAACCGGCACAGTTCCCCACATTGGCGGCCCTATCGTTAGCGGCTCGCCGAATGTTTCAATTGGCAACTTACCCGCCGCCCGTATCGGTGATTCTATGGTTTGCGTTGGACCACCGGATAAAATTACCCAAGGCTCAACCGGCGTATTCATTAATGGCAAAGGCGCAGCCCGACTGGGCGACAGCACCGCCCATGGCGGTAAAATAACAATAGGAAATCCAACGGTATTAATTGGCGATAGCGCCGGTGCGCCTGACGCTACCTCTTCACTTCAGGCAAAAAAAGAAGGAACTTCCCTTGATAAAATGCAGGATGTACTGCCGGCCGCATTAAAAAACAGCCGCTCGACCAGTGAAGCCCTGGGTAAGGCAGGCATGGAGCAAGCGAAAAACCGGTTAGACCTCAAAACAGATAAAAGGTATGTAGACCGTTACCACGGCCCTGATGATATATCGCAAGATAAAAGCGGCAATCTGACCGAAATAGAAGCCAAAGGAAACAACAAAAACAGCAAAGCGGTAACAGTAGATAACAAAGGGCACAAACAAAGCTCGAAAAAGAAAAACAAACGCAGGGCTGACAAAATGCTCGATCAAAAAGCCAAAAAAATTGATATCCCTTCTAAGCGCCAGGGCGGCCCCTATAACCAGGATGAAATTAATTTGTGGAATGAAATTGAACTGGATAAAGGCAATAAACGCCACTTGTCAACTCACACCAATACAGAAAACGGCCAGGTTCTGGTGTTCGAGCGTGATGACGAGGGTGATATCATCGAGACCTTGGACGACTTTAAGATTGATGGTTTTGATGAGCTGAAACAAAACATCGGGGAGTTTTTTAAATGAATACACCAGAACAGGAGCAAATAGCTCATTGGCTGTCCACATCAATGGAAAATATAAGAGCCACTGAACAGGCCCTAAGCGATGGCTATTACCTCCAAAAAAAAATTTCCCTGCAAAGTGTTTATACCGGTACGGCATCAGATTACGCACGTCTTGCCCGGGCCAAGTTCCTCAATGACGAGACTCTGGCCTCGGTCCGGCACGAGTTTAATACTGCGGCGCTTTGTATCAATAAAAGCTTTAGCATGGCTTACGATGTAAGTGATGCTGATTATGTAGGCGACAAACTGCCCCCTGAAAAGGCCTCCCAAACTCCCTGGGGCTGTGTCAGCTGGTCTGATGTTAGTGAAACAGATGGCATTGACGGTTTTAACTTTGCCCTTATGGCGGCAAATATCGATACTGCGAAAAGATTGGCAAATTTATTTCAAGACCGTAAAAACGGGAAAAAAATGTTTCCCTGCATCAACCGTTACGCACATGCCCTAAAACATGCACTTTTACAGGAGCAAGTACAGGGCCTGGCTTTATTAAAACCAACGCTCGATACCTTTACCGCCAAACCGCCCAAACAGGGTTATAAGATTAACTACCTTAACTTAAGTCTTACCTTATCTGGAATCCTCTCCGGTGATGAAGCACTATTTAACCAAGGGTTAGAGCAAATATTAAACTTCTACAAAAAGGTGATGATCCCCGCGGATGATTATTGGGATACAGCCTACGAGTTCATCTGTGACGATGCCGTTGCTTTAGCCAACCTGGGGCTGAGTTATAACCTTGAGGTAACCATAGATCATGAGCTTTTACCCAAACGACTGCTTGCTTATCCGTCAAGTACATGAGTATTTAAGTAAGTACACGGCAACCGAGTACGGGTAATATTTGCGTAATGCCGACTCATCTTAGTGGATACAGGGAACACTTATCCATGTATTTACAAAATAAATAAGGGTAATGTCTCTCATATTTTATCTCACTCACCTCCTGTTCCCTGTCGCTTGACAGGAT
It includes:
- a CDS encoding M48 family metallopeptidase gives rise to the protein MNSLKLSSLSLLLLLTGCKTVDGITSAASNLIGNNLYENIEGKYIDDEAIEEFKIRKDELTGQGGLISYSGIQIPLDQIRQTSLIHSPELTTYLQNITDHIIKQWPGTPIKSKVVIVNSYTFGPYVDQFGVIHVPLGMLENVESEDEIASLLSHEVGHILLRHHERSEVVKSQQEYVKNIASTVVVVNTAKNTKLNKVGENYKLIYTPTEQSKNNTSKAAIYSYLINSLSDNVWSTAWARNQEDEADLLGLDLLVHSGYSPRAASHTLDRLSDFQGKQKSILNTFIDNKKEALANAWQEGDMAALGQEASTTLLEGTVSLIDSTTDYLKKSHMSPADRNLNLRHYIRKEYRSKKRKRVNKTTWKQMKSSLAVRNILEGYKFSYQATNAISQSEYASAKKLFSQSLNPHTSNQPAIREVAYTLNMAQGKPIQAEQHLAFIEHWGLASPNFYKSIIEEKMKKSNFVEALKYIEKAEKYLHNNEMFIVEKSIALNQEYREEDSIKSLHECTLYSDKKATCENMLNKLGIIINS